Within the Candidatus Acidiferrales bacterium genome, the region GCGAGGCGGTCGCCATCCTGGCCGGAGACGCGCTGCTCACGCTGGCCTTTGAGCGCCTGGCCCAGCTCCCCATCGAGGCGAGCCGCCGCACGCGTATCATCGAAGAAGTGGCGCATGCCGCCGGGACGGTCAACGGGATGGTGGGCGGGCAGGTAGCGGATCTGGAAGCTACGGCGGGAGCGGCCAACGCCGCCGCGGTGGACTACATCCACCGGGCCAAAACGGGCGCCATGATCCGCGCCGCGGTGCGCACGGGGGCCATCTGCGCCGGCGCCGAGGAAGCAAAGCTCGAGCATCTTTCGCGCTATGGCGAAAACATCGGCCTCGCCTTTCAGATCATCGACGACATCCTGGACGTCGAGTCATCGAGCCAAGCGCTGGGCAAAACGGCCGGCAAAGACCAATCGCAACGCAAGGCCACTTATCCGGCTGTCCACGGGTTGGAACGGTCGAGGCAGGTGGCCGCCGATCTGGTTCGCCGGGCGTGCGAAGAGCTCGGTGACTTCGGCCGGCGCGGCGAAAGACTCCGCCAACTGGCCGCATTTCTTGCCTCAAGAAGGAACTAACGAAATGCGAAACGCGAAAATCGAAAATCGTTCAAACTGTTCGGCGGAGCTTCAGCAAACTTTCACGGGTAGATAGTTGGAACCACAGTAGAGTACAATCAGCCCCGCCTGGGGCCATGCTGCTGAGGCGGATGGCCGCAGGCGGGTTGCGTTCTTCACGATGAATGCCTGACTACGATGGCCATCCGGCGCGTCGGAATCATTTCCAAGCCGAAGAAAGAAGACGTGCAGGCAGTCGTCCCGGGGCTGCTTGGCTGGCTCAGACAACACGCGGTTGAGATCGTTTACGACCGAGAAACCGCCGCCGCCATCGGTTCGCCGGAGAGTGGCGCTCCGCGCGAGAAAATCCCGGAGGGCGCTGACTTGATGATTGTGCTCGGCGGCGATGGGACGCTCCTGGCCACGGCCCGACTGCTGGCGGGACGCCCCACGCCTATCCTGGCGGTCAACCTCGGCAGCCTCGGGTTTCTTACCGGAGTCACCCTGGAGGACTTGTATCCGCTGCTCGAACTTGTCCTGGCCGGCAAGCAAAGCCTGGATACGAGAAAAATGTTGTTGGTCGAACTCAAACGCAATGGCCAGTCAGTTGCGCGCTACCGGGCGCTGAATGACGCTGTGCTCAACAAGGCGGCGCTGGCGCGCATTATGGATTTCGACGTTTCTATTGACGGAGAATTCATCGCTCGCTTCAAAGGGGACGGCCTCATTATTTCGACGCCCACCGGCTCCACCGCTTATTCGCTGGCCGCCGGCGGGCCCATTCTGTTTCCAGCGGTGGACGCTTTCGTGATCACCCCGATTTGTCCTCACACTTTAACGAATCGTCCCCTGGTCATTCCGGACACCTGTCAGGTGGAGGTGGTGGTGAAGGCAGGGCAGGATGTCGCCTACCTGACCGTGGACGGACAGGTTGGCGTGGATGTGCGCGGCGAAGACCGCGTCACGGTCAGCCGTTCGGACAGCGTCATCCATCTGATCCGGCCTCCCGAACGGGGCTATTTTGAAGTGCTTCGCAGCAAGTTGAAGTGGGGCGGCCGATGAGCGAGCCCGTGGCCGCCGGACGTTCGGCTGGTGCGGCTTTGCCGCCATCCGGAAGTCGGCGAGAAAAGCCGGCAACCCCGCCGGAGGGCCGGATGAGCCCATTCGATTCAACTCTCGCCGCGAATCAGGTCCTCTCGACTCTCCCGCCGCCGGATGCGGCGAAAGCGCCTTCCCTCGACGAGAACTTCGACCGGCCGAAGGCGTGAGTTGTAGTTCGAAGAGAAGCAAAAGCCGTAGGCACCGGTATCGGCAATGGCCAGCAGGTCTCCCGGCTGGACGTCACCTACGCGGTGAGTCCCGAAGGAATCTCCCGTCTCGCAAACCGGCCCCACTACTTCGGCGTCGCTTGCCAACTTGCCTTCTTGCCGGCGGGCTTGCCGCCGGGAGCGCCGGACGGGCAAGATGCGGTGGGGCACCCCGTAGAGCGCCGGGCGCAGGAAATCATTCATCCCGGCATCGACCACAACAAATCTCTTCCCCTGATTTTCTTTTGTCAGGAGCGCGCTTGTAACCAGAATGCCGGCGGGCCCGACCAAGATTCTTCCGGGCTCCAAAAGAAGAAGGCAACCGATCCCCGCCAGCCCCTCGCGCAAAACTCTTGCGTAGGCTTCGATGGCGGGAGGTTTTTCCGAACCATATGGAATGCCGAGCCCACCTCCGACATCGAGATATTGAAGCGAGAATGCGCCGGGGCACAGCTCCTCGAACAACGCTCGCATGCGCCGCAACGCGCGCCGGAATGGATCGAGCGCGAGAATTTGGGAACCGATGTGGAAACTGAGGCCGCAGGGGCGAATCCAGCGGTTGCCCGAGATCGCCCGGCAAATCCTCGGCACCGCTTGCCAGGGAATGCCAAATTTGTGGGCACGAGTCCCGGTGGAGATATGCGGGTGGGTGGTCGCTTCGACGTCAGGATTTACGCGGATTCCTACCCGAGCCCGGATGCGCAGGCGCCGAGCTTGGCGCGCCACCTCTTGCAGCTCCGCTTCCGACTCAACGTTGAGGAGAAGCACTCGATGACGCAACGCCTCGATAATCTCCTCCGGCGTCTTTCCCACGCCGGAAAAGACAATGCGCTCGCCGCCAACGCCAATCCGGCGGAGCCGGTAGAGTTCCCCGCCGGAGACAACATCGAACCCCGCCCCGAGGCGGGCAAAGAGCCGCAACACGCTCTGATTGGAATTGCTTTTCACGGAGTAGCAAATCTTGTGCGGCACGCCTTCGAGCGCCGAGTGCAGCCGTCGGTAGGCGCTTTCCATCGCCGACGCGGAGTAAACGTACGCCGGTGTTCCCGTTTCTCTTGTGATCTTGGGGACCGGCACCCCTTCGCAGCACAAGAGGTTCTGCCGGTAATGGAAGGAGGGATAAGAAAGCACGTCTTTGGCCGGGCGCTCTACTCTTTAAAATGTTTCAGCACGACGAGGGCGCGATCGTCTTGTGGCATCACTCGCCGGGCAAAGCGCCCCACGCTGGCGAGGATCATTTCCGCTACCTTGCCGGCGCCGAGCCGCCTGTTCTCCGCGATGATCCGCTTCAGCCGATCCTGACCAAACTCGCCCCGGCGCCGGTTGGTGCTTTCCACCACGCCGTCGGAATAAATCACCACCACGTCCCCCGGAAAGAGCTTCATCGCCCGCTCTTCGTATTGGGTAGCATCCATCAACCCAAGCGGCACCCCGGCCACCCGGATGTGTTCGACCTTGCCCCGCTGGTAGATCAAAGGGTAAGGCAAGCCGGCGTTGGAAAGCCTTAGCTCCCGGCGGCGCGGATCCCAGACCGCATAGCAAAGGCTGATGAAGTGAGCCTCGATCTTCTTCCGGCAAAGGGCATCATTCATCAGCCGGAGCATTTCATGCGGGGCGTAACGGCGACGGCCCAGGCTGCGCAGAATACCGATCGCCTGAGCTCCGCTCAATGCCGCAGCCGTGCCTTTCCCGCTGACGTCTCCGACCGCGATGCCCAGGGCGCCGTCCGGGTACTCCAGGAAATCATAGAGATCGCCACCCAGCGTCCGTGCCGGCTCATACCCCACTCCCACATGGAGGCCACGGACCGAAGGAGGCGTCTGAGGAAGCAAGGCCGACTGCATTTCGCGCGCCATCTCCAGGTCCCGTTCCAACCGCGCCTCGTCGCGCGCCACCTTTTCGTAGAGCCGGGCGTTTTCGATCGCCACCGCCAGTTGTCCGGCCAGAGTCATGAGCGTGTTCCGGTGATCTTCCGTAAACGCGTCCTTCTCCGGACTTTCCAGATCCATGACTCCGATGAGCCTGTCTTTGAGCACCAGCGGAATCGCCATCTCCGAATTTGTCTCCGGATTAACAGCAATGTACCGCGGGTCCTTGTGGACGTCCGGCACGCTGATGGGCTGGCGCGTGGCGGCAGTGATGCCCACAATTCCCTGCCCCAGCGGGCGTTCCCGCTTGTCTCGAAGCTGTTCGTCCCGCTTGACTGAAATGCGGTGACGCAGCACCTGGTCGCGCTCATCCCACAACAGAATCGAAAAGTAATAGTAGTCCACCAGGCGCTTCAAGAGGTCGGCAACCTTCTTGAGCAACTCTTCCAGGTTCAGGATGGAGCTGATCTCCCGGCTGATTTCGTTCAACACGCTGAGCGTCCGCGCCTGCCGCACTGCCTTGCGATAGAGCCGGGCGTTTTCGATGGCGATCGCGATCCGGCTCGCCAGAAGACTCAGGATGTTTCGCTGCTCTTCCGTGAAGTAGTTCAGGCGAACGCTCTGGATGTCAAGCACGCCAATGCACCGCCCTTTCAAGAGCAAGGGGATGGCCAGCTCCGACCGGACGGAATCAAGCGCGTTGATGTAGCGAGGGTCCAGGGTGACGTCCGGCACCAGCACCGCCTGGCGGGTCAGCGCGGCCGTGCCCGTGATCCCCTGCCCCAGAGGTACCTGCCAATTCTTGACGACCTCCTCACGATGGCCGATGGCAAACCGGAAGCGGAGCCTCTGCGTCCGCTCGTTGACCAGCATGATGGCAAAAATCTCATAGTCCATGACCTTCTTGATGAGGTCGGCGACGCGACGGAGAATTTCATCGAGATCGAGAGTGGCATTCAATTGCTCAGCTATCTGGGCGAGGGTCTGGAGGATTTCGGCTTGACTCTCAAGAGCGATGATGTTGTTTTCCGTGCTTGCCATGTTGTTCAGGCC harbors:
- a CDS encoding farnesyl diphosphate synthase, producing the protein MTLPAIFEQDRLLIEDALERLLPSEETPPAAIHRAMRYSVLAGGKRIRPILCLEAAGAISDNAPGAAELGCALEFIHTYSLIHDDLPALDNDDVRRGLPTSHKKFGEAVAILAGDALLTLAFERLAQLPIEASRRTRIIEEVAHAAGTVNGMVGGQVADLEATAGAANAAAVDYIHRAKTGAMIRAAVRTGAICAGAEEAKLEHLSRYGENIGLAFQIIDDILDVESSSQALGKTAGKDQSQRKATYPAVHGLERSRQVAADLVRRACEELGDFGRRGERLRQLAAFLASRRN
- a CDS encoding NAD(+)/NADH kinase; this translates as MAIRRVGIISKPKKEDVQAVVPGLLGWLRQHAVEIVYDRETAAAIGSPESGAPREKIPEGADLMIVLGGDGTLLATARLLAGRPTPILAVNLGSLGFLTGVTLEDLYPLLELVLAGKQSLDTRKMLLVELKRNGQSVARYRALNDAVLNKAALARIMDFDVSIDGEFIARFKGDGLIISTPTGSTAYSLAAGGPILFPAVDAFVITPICPHTLTNRPLVIPDTCQVEVVVKAGQDVAYLTVDGQVGVDVRGEDRVTVSRSDSVIHLIRPPERGYFEVLRSKLKWGGR
- the lysA gene encoding diaminopimelate decarboxylase gives rise to the protein MLSYPSFHYRQNLLCCEGVPVPKITRETGTPAYVYSASAMESAYRRLHSALEGVPHKICYSVKSNSNQSVLRLFARLGAGFDVVSGGELYRLRRIGVGGERIVFSGVGKTPEEIIEALRHRVLLLNVESEAELQEVARQARRLRIRARVGIRVNPDVEATTHPHISTGTRAHKFGIPWQAVPRICRAISGNRWIRPCGLSFHIGSQILALDPFRRALRRMRALFEELCPGAFSLQYLDVGGGLGIPYGSEKPPAIEAYARVLREGLAGIGCLLLLEPGRILVGPAGILVTSALLTKENQGKRFVVVDAGMNDFLRPALYGVPHRILPVRRSRRQARRQEGKLASDAEVVGPVCETGDSFGTHRVGDVQPGDLLAIADTGAYGFCFSSNYNSRLRPVEVLVEGRRFRRIRRRESREDLIRGES
- a CDS encoding SpoIIE family protein phosphatase → MASTENNIIALESQAEILQTLAQIAEQLNATLDLDEILRRVADLIKKVMDYEIFAIMLVNERTQRLRFRFAIGHREEVVKNWQVPLGQGITGTAALTRQAVLVPDVTLDPRYINALDSVRSELAIPLLLKGRCIGVLDIQSVRLNYFTEEQRNILSLLASRIAIAIENARLYRKAVRQARTLSVLNEISREISSILNLEELLKKVADLLKRLVDYYYFSILLWDERDQVLRHRISVKRDEQLRDKRERPLGQGIVGITAATRQPISVPDVHKDPRYIAVNPETNSEMAIPLVLKDRLIGVMDLESPEKDAFTEDHRNTLMTLAGQLAVAIENARLYEKVARDEARLERDLEMAREMQSALLPQTPPSVRGLHVGVGYEPARTLGGDLYDFLEYPDGALGIAVGDVSGKGTAAALSGAQAIGILRSLGRRRYAPHEMLRLMNDALCRKKIEAHFISLCYAVWDPRRRELRLSNAGLPYPLIYQRGKVEHIRVAGVPLGLMDATQYEERAMKLFPGDVVVIYSDGVVESTNRRRGEFGQDRLKRIIAENRRLGAGKVAEMILASVGRFARRVMPQDDRALVVLKHFKE